AAAAACATTCTTTTCTCAGCTAAGACAAGCTATTAGCTCTAATTGCTCCTCCATATGTTATGTCTATAATCCTGAAACAACTCTGTATCCTGAGCTTTCTCCTTATCTTTCCCCTTATCTTGTAAATGTTCCCGCAGGTTCTCTATGATAATAGACTTCCATGGAGATCTTCTTTCTCATCCGACCTTCTCCTTAAAAGATCCTGCTGTGCGTTGTTCCCCTCAGCAGCTAGTGGTAGGAGGAATTACCACGCAAGTTTGTGCCTTATATGTTGCTCATTACAGAGATTCCCTAACCTTCTCGCAGCAAAACCAGTTGTTTTTCTCCCTTCCTGATCAAGAGGCGCATATCCAATTAATAACTTATGAAAAACCCTCTCTTAATACGGATTCTCAGAATCCCAAAGTCAGTATCATACGAAGTTTAGAAAATGCTTCAGGACTGGGAGGGGATGATCAACCTTTAGAAGAGCTTTTAAATCAACTTATCATGCTTTCCAAGCAAGGTCCTATTGCGTATCTTAGCCCTGTATGGAACATGAAAAACCGCTTTGGTGGTGGCTGTTTAGAACCGGGGAAGCTTTCTGCAGATGGAAAAAACCTTCTAAATCTGATGGATGAGCTAGCTATTCCTGTAGATCTTAGCCATTGTAGTGATAAGCTTGTTGATGACATTTTGGATTATACTCTAGACAAGCTTCCTAATTTAAGAGTACTTGCTAGCCATTCCAATTTTAGAACTGTGAAAAATTCCCCTAGAAACCTCTTAGATATACATGCAAAAGAAATTTCTTCGAGAGGAGGAATAATCGGCCTTAATGTTGTTAAAAAATTCGTGGGGGAATCTTTACAAGATTTAAAAAAACATCTTTCCTATGCGGAAAGTTTGGGAGTTCTATCCAGTATTGTTCTGGGAACAGATTTTTTCTATTCTTTAGACAATGAAG
This genomic stretch from Chlamydia pecorum E58 harbors:
- a CDS encoding membrane dipeptidase translates to MIIDFHGDLLSHPTFSLKDPAVRCSPQQLVVGGITTQVCALYVAHYRDSLTFSQQNQLFFSLPDQEAHIQLITYEKPSLNTDSQNPKVSIIRSLENASGLGGDDQPLEELLNQLIMLSKQGPIAYLSPVWNMKNRFGGGCLEPGKLSADGKNLLNLMDELAIPVDLSHCSDKLVDDILDYTLDKLPNLRVLASHSNFRTVKNSPRNLLDIHAKEISSRGGIIGLNVVKKFVGESLQDLKKHLSYAESLGVLSSIVLGTDFFYSLDNEDKFFSECRSSEDHPKIHQIIKEYSKKHAQEILYMQGEKFLTQIVLSQVKQHNF